From the genome of Anopheles merus strain MAF chromosome X, AmerM5.1, whole genome shotgun sequence, one region includes:
- the LOC121592338 gene encoding protein NATD1-like: MSCLLAARTIASRLSTNRRYGTATLAAAAVRNDPKREKFVIALGKSDEAYLKYSENRTSNVICLEHTFVPDAGKGKGLGKQLAEAAFQYAIEKQLKVKLECDFTVKYFKDNESKYKAYVTE; this comes from the exons ATGTCGTGCCTACTGGCCGCCAGAACGATTGCATCTCGCCTCAGCACGAACCGCCGGTACGGTACGGCGACActagcagcggcagcggtgcGCAATGATCCCAAGCGCGAGAAATTCGTCATCGCTCTGGGAAAGAGTGATGAGGCGTACCTGAAATATTCGGAAAACCGCACCAGCAACGTCATCTGCCTGGAGCACACCTTTGTGCCCGATGCCGGCAAGGGCAAAGGGTTGGGCAAACAACTCGCCGAG GCGGCCTTCCAATATGCGATCGAAAAACAGCTGAAGGTGAAGCTGGAGTGTGACTTTACGGTGAAGTATTTCAAAGACAACGAGTCAAAGTACAAAGCTTACGTAACGGAATGA
- the LOC121591949 gene encoding aminopeptidase N-like, translated as MNLNEWDRKKIFRHGATATHQTPSAQQHLYSPYGQPQQQQHHHQPHHHLPHHGSHHPHQGDASEYAFTASGSPIEDGDIEYERKGGCFVSICRGISIAVLIFVFIFFMAFTIFFSTKYAYEHKPNLTLEDFLNHRAYLIDKRARIPKHVIPKHYRLFIHPVFNETDHPFSYTGIVWVTVTSKKPNNKRIELNVKNLKIRLENVTVLKSIRLTNNDFDEDLDWDLSEEDLYSLPRLNRRRRRRRQAELPVTQLPQDAAGADETEREGEEKEDVSGEVAGSETRVAEPGTVDPGPNSSGSVENATIIDKSKFYHHPVFPADDFVTIKILDIEFDESNEKMIIFLGTEMKKDIYYIVKVNFFGNMTNDKGLYYTHYEDDGPDHRHFAATVLEPNNARRLYPCMDDHNFRSPFELNIARKSDMNTASSMNLEMSEPMETGDIVVDTYNTTDMVRASEIGFVVTDMVPERYRITARVSLLAFTRTRYDENIKNATSVFSRALQIYEQYLGVPFPYEVIRYVTIPNIDHQTYEIKEGMVLSSEKRLIKTADYFPPLDKSISREVANELAKLFIHKLADYKNKETYWLHESLPLYLEALALRNMTTANSTTLDDFLLEGRLRSMREEMNTKTSALNIFTNHWEEDTHFELVKYKGLSVLRMMNYTLGQRTFDRFVREYFRYRMESESIDVIDILNGGNGEGASRTDGVFHSFLYSWSSLEKYPIINIRRNNATGYYELRQIPLPFEEEPAEQLWTVPVTFINDTNQRLFVEKVRWLTDEENLLTVQSDCSTSNGSASWIIVNPSGIGYYRVNYEPAHWIKLAHVLYGNFHYLPYTTLAIIVDDALNLARLGLLNYSVAFNVVSFLKHNNEHYQPWKLALSNLEFVYHATEDLPSFRHVERFLEYLILSKYEEIQRGNETAHYNPLIKELIVQWACKLGVTSCIEQHKALFQAILRNQTVSPFEQREERLHRILCTTIKYSGLAEWKRVEQQYRETTDINYQRILIKSLGCTREISMIKRYLGLLKHPHFRMYSKEILTAISENKVALKYTLDFLFNEWLDVRLYLTLQDISILLRSISNMNEFKMYEQIFFRYSYTFQTMDKEILKRMRDIIIKLMVWRQEIAPVIEFRPFDFERDGGEYRDAMYL; from the exons ATGAACCTGAACGAGTGGGATCGCAAGAAGATCTTCCGCCACGGCGCCACCGCCACCCATCAAACCCCCAGCGCCCAGCAGCACCTGTACAGCCCGTACGGtcaaccgcagcagcagcagcaccaccatcaaccACACCATCATTTGCCGCACCATGGTTCCCATCATCCGCATCAGGGGGACGCGTCCGAGTACGCGTTCACCGCCTCTGGCTCACCGATCGAGGACGGGGACATCGAGTACGAGCGGAAGGGCGGCTGCTTCGTGTCGATCTGCCGCGGCATCAGCATCGCGGTGCTGATCTTCGTCTTCATCTTTTTCATGGCGTTTACCATCTTCTTCAGCACAAAGTATGCGTACGAG CACAAACCCAACCTAACGCTCGAAGACTTCCTCAACCATCGGGCCTACCTGATCGACAAGCGGGCCCGCATACCGAAGCACGTGATACCCAAACACTACCGGCTGTTCATCCATCCCGTCTTTAACGAAACGGACCACCCGTTCAGCTACACCGGCATCGTCTGGGTGACGGTAACGTCCAAAAAGCCCAACAACAAGCGCATCGAGCTGAACGTGAAAAACCTCAAGATCCGGCTGGAGAACGTGACCGTGCTGAAGAGCATCCGGCTGACCAACAACGACTTTGACGAAGATCTCGACTGGGACCTGAGCGAGGAGGACCTGTACTCGCTGCCCCGGCTGAACCGCCGGCGGCGACGGCGTCGCCAGGCAGAACTGCCCGTGACCCAGCTACCGCAGGACGCTGCCGGCGCGGACGAGACCGAAAGGGAAGGAGAGGAAAAGGAGGATGTGTCGGGGGAGGTAGCGGGTAGCGAAACGAGAGTGGCCGAACCGGGGACGGTGGATCCCGGGCCGAACAGTAGCGGCAGCGTGGAGAATGCGACCATCATCGACAAGTCCAAGTTCTACCATCATCCCGTGTTTCCGGCCGACGATTTCGTCACGATCAAAATACTGGACATCGAGTTCGACGAGTCAAACGAGAAGATGATCATCTTTCTCGGCACGGAGATGAAGAAGGACATCTACTACATCGTGAAGGTGAACTTTTTCGGCAACATGACGAACGACAAGGGGCTGTACTACACGCACTACGAGGATGATGGTCCCGATCACAG ACACTTTGCCGCGACCGTGCTGGAGCCGAACAATGCGCGCCGGCTGTACCCGTGCATGGACGACCACAACTTCCGCTCGCCGTTCGAGCTGAACATTGCGCGCAAGAGCGACATGAACACCGCGTCCAGCATGAACCTGGAGATGTCCGAGCCAATGGAGACGGGCGACATCGTGGTGGACACGTACAACACCACCGACATGGTGCGGGCGTCCGAGATCGGGTTCGTCGTGACGGACATGGTGCCGGAGCGGTACCGCATCACGGCGCGGGTCAGCCTGCTCGCCTTCACCCGGACGCGGTACGACGAGAACATCAAGAACGCGACGAGCGTGTTTTCGCGCGCCCTGCAGATCTACGAGCAGTATCTGGGCGTGCCGTTCCCGTACGAGGTGATCCGGTACGTGACGATACCGAACATCGACCACCAGACGTACGAGATCAAGGAGGGCATGGTGCTGTCGAGCGAGAAGCGGCTGATCAAGACGGCCGACTACTTTCCGCCGCTGGACAAGAGCATCAGCCGGGAGGTGGCGAACGAGCTGGCGAAGCTGTTCATCCACAAGCTGGCCGACTACAAGAACAAGGAAACGTACTGGCTGCACGAATCGCTGCCACTGTACCTGGAGGCGCTGGCGTTGCGCAAC ATGACGACCGCTAACTCGACCACGCTGGACGACTTCCTGCTCGAGGGCCGGCTGCGCTCGATGCGCGAGGAGATGAACACCAAAACGTCCGCGCTCAACATCTTCACCAACCACTGGGAGGAGGACACGCACTTCGAGCTGGTCAAGTACAAGGGGCTGAGCGTGCTGCGCATGATGAACTATACGCTCGGGCAGCGCACGTTCGATCGGTTCGTGCGCGAGTACTTCCGCTACCGGATGGAGAGCGAATCGATCGACGTGATCGACATACTGAACGGCGGCAACGGGGAGGGCGCTAGCCGCACGGACGGCGTGTTTCACAGCTTCCTGTACAGCTGGAGCAGCCTGGAGAAGTACCCGATCATCAACATCCGGCGGAACAATGCGACCGGGTACTACGAGCTGCGCCAGATACCGCTGCCGTTCGAGGAGGAGCCGGCGGAGCAGCTCTGGACCGTGCCGGTCACCTTCATCAACGACACGAACCAGCGGCTGTTCGTGGAGAAGGTGCGCTGGCTGACGGACGAGGAAAACCTGCTCACGGTCCAGTCGGACTGCAGCACGTCCAACGGCAGCGCGTCCTGGATCATCGTCAACCCGAGCGGCATCG GTTATTATCGCGTTAATTATGAGCCGGCCCACTGGATCAAGCTGGCGCACGTGCTGTACGGAAACTTCCACTATCTGCCGTACACGACGCTCGCCATCATCGTGGACGACGCGCTCAATCTGGCCCGGCTGGGGCTGCTGAACTACTCGGTCGCGTTCAACGTGGTGTCGTTTCTGAAGCACAACAACGAGCACTACCAGCCGTGGAAGCTGGCGCTCAGCAATCTCGAGTTCGTGTACCACGCGACGGAGGATCTGCCCAGCTTCCGGCACGTGGAG CGCTTCCTGGAGTATCTCATACTGAGCAAGTACGAGGAGATCCAGCGGGGCAACGAGACGGCCCACTACAACCCGCTGATCAAGGAGCTGATCGTGCAGTGGGCCTGCAAGCTCGGCGTCACCTCCTGCATCGAGCAGCACAAGGCACTGTTTCAGGCGATCCTGCGCAACCAAACGGTGTCGCCGTTCGAGCAGCGGGAGGAGCGGCTGCACCGCATCCTCTGCACCACGATCAAGTACAGCGGGCTGGCGGAGTGGAAGCGGGTCGAGCAGCAGTACCGCGAGACGACCGACATCAACTACCAGCGCATCCTGATCAAGAGTCTCGGCTGCACGCGCGAAATCAGCATGATCAAGCGGTACCTCGGGCTGCTGAAGCATCCGCACTTTCGCATGTACAGCAAGGAGATACTGACCGCGATCAGCGAGAACAAGGTGGCGCTAAAGTACACGCTCGACTTCCTGTTCAACGAGTGGCTCGATGTGCGCCTGTACCTCACGCTGCAGGACATTTCGATACTGCTGCGCAGCATCTCCAACATGAACGAGTTTAAGATGTACGAGCAGATCTTCTTCCGCTACTCGTACACGTTCCAGACGATGGACAAGGAGATACTGAAGCGCATGCGggacatcatcatcaagctGATGGTGTGGCGGCAGGAGATCGCGCCCGTCATCGAGTTCCGCCCGTTCGACTTTGAGCGGGACGGGGGCGAGTACCGGGACGCGATGTACCTGTGA